CCAGGAACGACGGCGTCGCCCTCCCGGAGATGACCAGGTCACGCAGCTGCTGGTTGTACCGCTTGACCGGCGCCTGGCCGGTCCCCATGTGCTGGCCCTTCGGTCGGGAAGATGTCGGACAGCATGGTGAAGTCGTTCTCGTGCTCGCTGCCTGCGGGAAGCGTGAGCAGGTTGAAGTCCGCGTACGGCACCCGCAGCAGTTCCGCCTGGCCGCCGTCGTAGGGGCCCATGTTGGCGTAGCCGTAGGCCGCGCCGTCCATCCCTTCAATGGGATTGAC
This Actinopolymorpha cephalotaxi DNA region includes the following protein-coding sequences:
- a CDS encoding alcohol dehydrogenase catalytic domain-containing protein, encoding MLGHENMGVVEEIGPGVSRLKVGDRVSVPFNIGCGTCRNCIHGWTSFCLRVNPIEGMDGAAYGYANMGPYDGGQAELLRVPYADFNLLTLPAGSEHENDFTMLSDIFPTEGPAHGDRPGAGQAVQPAAA